A single window of Streptomyces xanthii DNA harbors:
- a CDS encoding helix-turn-helix domain-containing protein translates to MADDYLVRIGKLIRDARQHRGWTQAQLAEALGTSQSAVNRIERGNQNISLEMIARIGEALDSEIVSLGYSGPMHLRVVGGRRLSGAIDVKTSKNACVALLCASLLNKGRTVLRRVARIEEVYRLLEVLNSIGVRTRWINDGVDLEIVPPATIDMGSIDAEAARRTRSIIMFLGPLLHRLDHFKLPYAGGCDLGTRTIEPHMIALRRFGLDITATEGLYHAEVQPDVAPDRPIVLTERGDTVTENALLAAARHDGTTVIRNASSNYMVQDLCFFLEALGVRVDGIGTTTLTVHGVPHIDVDVDYSPSEDPVEAMSLLAAAVVTESELTVRRVPIEFLEIELAVLEEMGLDHDRSTEYVADNGRTRLVDLTVRPSKLEAPIDKIHPMPFPGLNIDNVPFFAAIAAAAQGQTLIHDWVYDNRAIYLTDLNRLGGRLQLLDPHRVLVEGPTRWRAAEMMCPPALRPAVVVLLAMMAADGTSVLRNVYVINRGYEDLAERLNSVGAQIEIFRDI, encoded by the coding sequence ATGGCAGACGACTACCTCGTACGCATCGGCAAGCTCATCCGTGACGCCCGGCAGCACCGGGGCTGGACGCAGGCACAGTTGGCCGAGGCACTCGGAACCAGCCAGAGCGCAGTCAACCGCATCGAACGCGGCAACCAGAACATCAGCCTTGAGATGATCGCCCGCATCGGCGAGGCACTCGACAGCGAGATCGTGTCGCTCGGCTACTCCGGCCCGATGCACCTGCGGGTCGTCGGCGGCCGCCGCCTGTCCGGCGCCATCGACGTCAAGACGAGCAAGAACGCGTGCGTGGCGCTGCTCTGCGCCTCCCTCCTGAACAAGGGCCGCACGGTGCTGCGCCGCGTCGCCCGCATCGAGGAGGTCTACCGCCTGCTCGAGGTCCTCAACTCCATCGGTGTCCGCACCCGCTGGATCAACGACGGCGTCGACCTGGAGATCGTGCCGCCGGCCACGATCGACATGGGGTCGATCGACGCGGAGGCGGCCCGCCGCACCCGCTCGATCATCATGTTCCTCGGCCCGCTGCTGCACCGCCTGGACCACTTCAAGCTGCCGTACGCGGGCGGCTGCGACCTCGGCACCCGCACGATCGAGCCGCACATGATCGCGCTGCGCCGCTTCGGCCTCGACATCACGGCGACCGAGGGGCTCTACCACGCCGAGGTGCAGCCGGACGTGGCCCCGGACCGCCCGATCGTGCTGACCGAGCGCGGCGACACCGTGACGGAGAACGCGCTGCTCGCCGCGGCCCGCCACGACGGCACGACCGTCATCCGCAACGCCTCGTCCAACTACATGGTCCAGGACCTCTGCTTCTTCCTGGAGGCGCTCGGCGTCCGCGTCGACGGCATCGGCACGACCACGCTGACCGTGCACGGCGTCCCGCACATCGACGTCGACGTCGACTACTCCCCCTCCGAGGACCCGGTCGAGGCGATGAGCCTGCTGGCCGCGGCCGTCGTCACCGAGTCCGAACTCACCGTGCGCCGCGTGCCGATCGAGTTCCTGGAGATCGAGCTGGCCGTCCTGGAGGAGATGGGCCTCGACCACGACCGCTCCACGGAGTACGTCGCCGACAACGGCCGTACGCGCCTGGTCGACCTGACGGTCCGCCCCTCCAAGCTGGAGGCGCCGATCGACAAGATCCACCCGATGCCGTTCCCGGGCCTGAACATCGACAACGTCCCGTTCTTCGCGGCGATCGCGGCCGCCGCCCAGGGGCAGACCCTCATCCACGACTGGGTCTACGACAACCGCGCGATCTACCTCACCGACCTCAACCGCCTCGGCGGCCGCCTCCAGCTCCTCGACCCCCACCGCGTCCTGGTCGAGGGCCCGACCCGCTGGCGCGCCGCCGAGATGATGTGCCCGCCGGCCCTGCGCCCCGCGGTCGTCGTCCTCCTCGCCATGATGGCGGCGGACGGCACGTCGGTGCTGCGCAACGTGTATGTCATCAACCGGGGTTACGAGGATCTGGCGGAGCGGCTCAACTCGGTGGGGGCGCAGATCGAGATCTTCCGGGACATCTGA
- a CDS encoding MFS transporter has translation MTHPEPATPAATAAPPKGDGKAITLFVIASCQLMVVLDITIVNIALPHIQDALDFSTTNLSWVVNAYTLTFGGLLLLGGRTGDILGRRRVFIFGVLLFGLASLLCGVAQAEWQLLAARALQGVGGAIASPTSLSLITTNFDEGPERNRAFGVFAGVSAAGGAIGLLAGGILVEWLDWRWIFFVNVPIALLIAFLTPRHVKESERHPGHFDFLGALTSTLGMVALVYGFIRAAQEGWRDALTLTSFGVAVVLLIVFILVERRSRQPITPLHMFADRNRAGTYGIMLCLAAALFGMFFFLTLFVQSVLDFSPLQAGLAFLPVSAVVAVAAGFTSQGLPKYGPKPFMAFGSLFLAAGLSWLTFTDVHSTYAGSILGPMLVFSLGMGLLFVSLTLMALSNVAPQEVGAASGLLNATQQVGGSLGLSILVTVFGTASNNEAHTQVPAFLAQATPLEKAQFARTGRLPSPWGDEVLTAGVSAGFIVAAAFAVVALIISLTAIQVRPSDIERLKGGAGPPGAG, from the coding sequence ATGACACATCCCGAGCCCGCGACACCAGCAGCGACCGCCGCCCCACCGAAGGGCGACGGCAAGGCCATCACCCTGTTCGTGATCGCCTCCTGTCAGCTCATGGTCGTGCTCGACATCACGATCGTGAACATCGCGCTCCCGCACATCCAGGACGCGCTCGACTTCTCGACCACGAACCTGTCCTGGGTGGTCAACGCGTACACGCTGACCTTCGGCGGACTGCTGCTGCTCGGGGGCCGCACCGGTGACATCCTCGGGCGGCGCCGCGTCTTCATCTTCGGCGTTCTGCTGTTCGGGCTCGCCTCGCTGCTCTGCGGCGTCGCGCAGGCCGAGTGGCAACTGCTCGCCGCCCGCGCCTTGCAGGGGGTCGGCGGCGCCATCGCCTCGCCGACCTCGCTGTCGCTGATCACCACGAACTTCGACGAAGGGCCCGAACGCAACCGGGCCTTCGGTGTGTTCGCGGGTGTCTCGGCCGCCGGCGGCGCGATCGGCCTCCTCGCCGGCGGCATCCTCGTCGAATGGCTCGACTGGCGCTGGATCTTCTTCGTCAATGTGCCGATCGCCCTGCTCATCGCCTTCCTCACCCCGCGGCACGTCAAGGAGTCCGAGCGGCATCCCGGCCACTTCGACTTCCTGGGCGCACTCACGTCCACCCTCGGCATGGTGGCGCTGGTCTACGGCTTCATCCGTGCCGCGCAGGAGGGCTGGCGGGACGCGCTGACCCTCACGTCGTTCGGCGTCGCGGTGGTCCTGCTGATCGTGTTCATCCTGGTCGAGCGCAGATCGCGGCAGCCCATCACCCCGCTGCACATGTTCGCCGACCGCAACCGCGCGGGCACGTACGGCATCATGCTCTGCCTCGCCGCGGCGCTCTTCGGGATGTTCTTCTTCCTGACCCTGTTCGTGCAGAGCGTCCTCGACTTCAGCCCGCTCCAGGCCGGCCTGGCGTTCCTGCCGGTCAGCGCGGTGGTCGCGGTGGCGGCCGGGTTCACCTCGCAGGGGCTGCCCAAGTACGGGCCGAAACCGTTCATGGCGTTCGGCTCGCTGTTCCTGGCGGCCGGGCTGTCCTGGCTGACGTTCACCGACGTGCATTCGACGTACGCCGGCTCCATCCTCGGCCCGATGCTGGTGTTCAGCCTCGGCATGGGCCTGCTCTTCGTGTCGCTGACCCTGATGGCGCTGTCGAACGTCGCGCCGCAGGAGGTGGGCGCCGCGTCCGGCCTGCTCAACGCGACCCAGCAGGTGGGCGGTTCGCTCGGCCTGTCCATCCTCGTCACCGTCTTCGGCACGGCGAGCAACAACGAAGCCCACACCCAGGTCCCCGCGTTCCTCGCGCAGGCGACCCCACTGGAGAAGGCCCAGTTCGCCCGGACCGGCCGCCTGCCCTCGCCCTGGGGCGACGAGGTGCTCACCGCGGGTGTTTCCGCCGGCTTCATCGTGGCCGCCGCGTTCGCGGTCGTGGCCCTGATCATCTCCCTCACGGCCATCCAGGTCCGGCCGTCCGACATCGAACGCCTCAAGGGAGGCGCGGGACCACCGGGGGCGGGCTGA
- the acnA gene encoding aconitate hydratase AcnA — protein sequence MSANSFDARSTLRVGDESYEIFKLDKVEGSARLPYSLKVLLENLLRTEDGANITADHIRALGSWDSQAQPSQEIQFTPARVIMQDFTGVPCVVDLATMREAVKELGGDPAKINPLAPAELVIDHSVIADKFGTNDAFKQNVELEYGRNKERYQFLRWGQTAFDEFKVVPPGTGIVHQVNIEKLARTVMVRNGQAYPDTLVGTDSHTTMVNGLGVLGWGVGGIEAEAAMLGQPVSMLIPRVVGFKLTGELPAGTTATDLVLTITEMLRKHGVVGKFVEFYGEGVAATSLANRATIGNMSPEFGSTAAIFPIDDETLKYLRLTGRDEQQVALVEAYAKEQGLWLDPAAEPDFSEKLELDLSTVVPSIAGPKRPQDRIVLANAAEQFKHDVLNYVSTADEAGEESFPASDAPAATNGTPSNPVTVTAPDGSTYTIDHGAVTVAAITSCTNTSNPYVMVAAALVAKKAVEKGLTRKPWVKTTLAPGSKVVTDYFDKAGLTPYLDKVGFNLVGYGCTTCIGNSGPLPEEVSKAVNDHDLAVTSVLSGNRNFEGRINPDVKMNYLASPPLVVAYAIAGSMKVDITKDVLGTDQDGKPVYLADLWPSEAEVNDVVANAIGEDMFDKSYEDVFAGDAQWQALPIPTGNTFEWDAESTYVRKPPYFEGMGMEPAPVGDITGARVLAKLGDSVTTDHISPAGAIKADTPAGQYLTEHGVERRDFNSYGSRRGNHEVMIRGTFANIRLRNQIAPGTEGGYTRDFTKDGAPVSFIYDASQNYQAAGTPLVILGGKEYGSGSSRDWAAKGTALLGVKAVITESYERIHRSNLIGMGVLPLQFPAGQNADSLGLTGEETFSIAGVTELNNGTTPSTVKVTTDTGVEFDAVVRIDTPGEADYYRNGGIMQYVLRNLIRK from the coding sequence GTGTCGGCGAACAGCTTCGACGCCCGCAGCACGCTGCGCGTGGGCGACGAGTCGTACGAGATCTTCAAGCTGGACAAGGTCGAGGGCTCCGCGCGCCTCCCTTACAGCCTGAAGGTCCTCCTGGAGAACCTGCTCCGCACCGAGGACGGCGCGAACATCACCGCCGACCACATCCGTGCCCTCGGCAGCTGGGACTCGCAGGCCCAGCCCTCCCAGGAGATCCAGTTCACGCCGGCCCGCGTGATCATGCAGGACTTCACCGGCGTGCCCTGTGTCGTCGACCTCGCCACCATGCGTGAGGCCGTCAAGGAGCTCGGCGGCGACCCGGCGAAGATCAACCCGCTGGCCCCGGCCGAGCTGGTCATCGACCACTCCGTCATCGCCGACAAGTTCGGCACGAACGACGCCTTCAAGCAGAACGTCGAGCTGGAGTACGGCCGCAACAAGGAGCGCTACCAGTTCCTGCGCTGGGGCCAGACCGCGTTCGACGAGTTCAAGGTCGTCCCGCCGGGCACCGGCATCGTGCACCAGGTCAACATCGAGAAGCTGGCCCGCACGGTCATGGTCCGTAACGGCCAGGCCTACCCGGACACGCTGGTCGGCACCGACTCGCACACCACGATGGTCAACGGCCTGGGCGTCCTGGGCTGGGGCGTCGGCGGCATCGAGGCCGAGGCCGCCATGCTCGGCCAGCCGGTCTCCATGCTGATCCCGCGCGTCGTCGGCTTCAAGCTGACCGGCGAGCTCCCGGCCGGCACCACCGCCACCGACCTGGTCCTCACGATCACCGAGATGCTGCGCAAGCACGGCGTCGTCGGCAAGTTCGTCGAGTTCTACGGCGAGGGCGTCGCCGCCACCTCGCTGGCCAACCGCGCCACCATCGGCAACATGTCGCCGGAGTTCGGCTCCACCGCCGCGATCTTCCCGATCGACGACGAGACGCTGAAGTACCTGCGTCTGACCGGCCGTGACGAGCAGCAGGTCGCGCTCGTCGAGGCGTACGCCAAGGAGCAGGGCCTCTGGCTGGACCCGGCCGCCGAGCCGGACTTCTCCGAGAAGCTCGAGCTGGACCTCTCCACGGTCGTCCCGTCGATCGCCGGCCCGAAGCGCCCGCAGGACCGCATCGTCCTCGCGAACGCCGCCGAGCAGTTCAAGCACGACGTGCTGAACTACGTCTCCACCGCCGACGAGGCGGGCGAGGAGTCCTTCCCGGCCTCCGACGCCCCGGCCGCCACCAACGGCACCCCGTCGAACCCGGTCACCGTGACCGCCCCCGACGGCTCGACGTACACGATCGACCACGGCGCCGTCACCGTCGCCGCGATCACCTCCTGCACCAACACGTCGAACCCGTACGTGATGGTCGCCGCCGCGCTCGTCGCGAAGAAGGCCGTCGAGAAGGGCCTGACCCGCAAGCCGTGGGTCAAGACGACCCTCGCCCCGGGCTCGAAGGTCGTCACCGACTACTTCGACAAGGCCGGTCTGACCCCGTACCTCGACAAGGTCGGCTTCAACCTGGTCGGCTACGGCTGCACCACCTGCATCGGCAACTCGGGCCCGCTGCCCGAGGAGGTCTCGAAGGCCGTCAACGACCACGACCTCGCCGTCACCTCGGTCCTCTCCGGCAACCGGAACTTCGAGGGCCGCATCAACCCCGACGTCAAGATGAACTACCTGGCGTCCCCGCCGCTGGTCGTCGCGTACGCCATCGCGGGCTCGATGAAGGTCGACATCACCAAGGACGTCCTCGGCACCGACCAGGACGGCAAGCCGGTCTACCTGGCCGACCTGTGGCCCTCCGAGGCCGAGGTCAACGACGTCGTGGCCAACGCCATCGGCGAGGACATGTTCGACAAGTCCTACGAGGACGTCTTCGCGGGCGACGCCCAGTGGCAGGCCCTGCCGATCCCGACCGGCAACACCTTCGAGTGGGACGCCGAGTCCACCTACGTCCGCAAGCCCCCGTACTTCGAGGGCATGGGCATGGAGCCGGCCCCGGTCGGCGACATCACCGGCGCCCGCGTCCTGGCCAAGCTGGGCGACTCGGTCACCACCGACCACATCTCGCCCGCCGGCGCCATCAAGGCCGACACCCCGGCCGGCCAGTACCTCACCGAGCACGGTGTGGAGCGTCGTGACTTCAACTCCTACGGCTCGCGCCGAGGCAACCACGAGGTCATGATCCGCGGCACGTTCGCCAACATCCGCCTGCGCAACCAGATCGCGCCGGGCACCGAGGGCGGCTACACCCGCGACTTCACGAAGGACGGCGCCCCCGTCTCCTTCATCTACGACGCCTCGCAGAACTACCAGGCCGCCGGCACCCCGCTGGTCATCCTGGGCGGCAAGGAGTACGGCTCCGGCTCGTCCCGCGACTGGGCCGCCAAGGGCACCGCGCTCCTCGGCGTCAAGGCCGTCATCACCGAGTCGTACGAGCGCATCCACCGCTCGAACCTCATCGGCATGGGCGTCCTGCCGCTCCAGTTCCCGGCCGGCCAGAACGCCGACTCGCTCGGCCTGACCGGCGAGGAGACCTTCTCCATCGCCGGTGTCACCGAGCTCAACAACGGCACCACGCCGAGCACGGTCAAGGTCACCACCGACACGGGCGTCGAGTTCGACGCGGTCGTCCGCATCGACACCCCCGGTGAGGCCGACTACTACCGCAACGGCGGCATCATGCAGTACGTGCTGCGCAACCTGATCCGCAAGTAA
- a CDS encoding RidA family protein: protein MTDARPHVDRVNPPTLSPPTGFSHAVVATGTRLVLLAGQTALDTDGKIVGDTLPAQFTQALTNLLTALHTTGGTPADLARVTIYTTDVAAYRTHARELGHIWRDLAGRDYPAMAVIGVVRLWDEEALVEIDGMAMLP, encoded by the coding sequence ATGACGGATGCCCGGCCGCACGTCGACCGCGTCAACCCGCCCACCCTCTCCCCGCCCACCGGCTTCTCCCACGCGGTCGTCGCCACCGGCACCCGCCTGGTCCTCCTCGCCGGCCAGACGGCCCTGGACACGGACGGCAAGATCGTCGGCGACACCCTCCCCGCCCAGTTCACCCAGGCCCTCACCAACCTCCTCACCGCCCTCCACACCACCGGCGGCACCCCCGCCGACCTGGCCCGCGTCACCATCTACACGACCGACGTGGCCGCCTACCGCACCCACGCCCGCGAACTGGGCCACATCTGGCGCGACCTGGCCGGCCGGGACTACCCGGCGATGGCCGTCATCGGCGTCGTCCGCCTCTGGGACGAGGAGGCGCTGGTCGAGATCGACGGGATGGCGATGCTGCCCTGA
- a CDS encoding acyl-CoA dehydrogenase family protein: protein MGSFSLEPSQVAWCAEIRELAARHLVPLAEKAEPGRINRPLVAELGRLGLLDRLFTSGALDLCLMRESLARVCTEAETALALQGLGAHPVHAHGSAELRERWLPEVTAGRAVAAFALSEPGAGSDAAALSLTAEPDGPDSWRLTGEKCWISNAPEADLYTVFARTTQGAGARGVTAFLVPADRPGLTGEPLDMLSPHPIGALAFDGVPVTRADLLGEVDAGFRVAMGTLNLFRPSVGAFAVGMAQAALDATLAHTASRQAFGGTLSDLQTVAHQVADMALRVESARLMVYAAAASYDEGSPDVPRTAAMAKLLATDTAQHVVDTAVQLHGARALRRGHLLEHLYREVRAPRIYEGASEVQRAIIAKELYAPLRKARP, encoded by the coding sequence ATGGGGTCATTCTCACTCGAACCGTCACAGGTCGCCTGGTGCGCCGAGATCCGCGAGCTGGCCGCGCGGCATCTCGTCCCGCTCGCGGAGAAGGCCGAACCGGGCCGCATCAACCGCCCGCTCGTCGCCGAACTGGGCCGCCTGGGTCTGCTGGACCGCCTCTTCACCTCCGGCGCGCTCGACCTGTGCCTGATGCGCGAGTCCCTGGCCCGGGTCTGCACGGAGGCCGAGACCGCCCTCGCCCTGCAGGGACTCGGCGCCCACCCCGTGCACGCCCACGGCAGCGCGGAGCTGCGCGAGCGCTGGCTGCCCGAGGTGACGGCGGGCCGCGCCGTCGCCGCCTTCGCGCTGAGCGAGCCCGGCGCCGGGTCGGACGCGGCCGCGCTCTCCCTCACCGCCGAACCGGACGGCCCGGACTCCTGGCGCCTGACCGGCGAGAAGTGCTGGATCTCGAACGCCCCGGAGGCCGACCTCTACACGGTCTTCGCCCGCACCACCCAGGGAGCCGGCGCCCGCGGCGTCACCGCGTTCCTCGTCCCCGCCGACCGCCCCGGCCTGACCGGCGAACCCCTCGACATGCTCTCCCCGCACCCGATCGGCGCCCTCGCCTTCGATGGCGTCCCCGTCACCCGCGCCGACCTGCTCGGCGAGGTCGACGCCGGATTCCGCGTCGCGATGGGCACCCTGAACCTCTTCCGCCCCAGCGTCGGCGCCTTCGCCGTCGGCATGGCCCAGGCCGCCCTGGACGCGACGCTCGCCCACACGGCCTCCCGCCAGGCCTTCGGCGGCACCCTCTCCGACCTCCAGACCGTCGCCCACCAGGTCGCCGACATGGCGCTGCGCGTCGAATCGGCCCGCCTGATGGTCTACGCGGCCGCCGCCTCCTACGACGAGGGCTCGCCCGACGTCCCCCGCACCGCCGCCATGGCCAAGCTGCTCGCCACGGACACGGCCCAGCACGTCGTCGACACGGCCGTCCAGCTCCACGGCGCCCGCGCCCTGCGCCGCGGCCACCTCCTCGAACACCTCTACCGCGAGGTCCGCGCCCCCCGCATCTACGAGGGTGCCTCCGAGGTCCAACGGGCCATCATCGCCAAGGAGTTGTACGCCCCTCTCCGAAAGGCCCGCCCATGA